The Dama dama isolate Ldn47 chromosome 3, ASM3311817v1, whole genome shotgun sequence genome has a segment encoding these proteins:
- the LOC133042262 gene encoding olfactory receptor 8S1-like gives MALRNHSTITEFVLTGLSDDPRIEALLFVLFLVIYLLTMMGNLTMLLVIRADSHLHTPMYFFLSNLSFVDLCFSCVTLPKLLKDLLSEKKTISVEGCLAQVFFVFFSSGTEACLLSVMAYDRYAAICHPLHYGQVMSNRLCVRLVLISWGLASLNAFVIVLLAISLDFYDAQTIHHYTCELPALFPLSCSDISIITNILLCSSLLHGLGTFIPIFFSYARIISTILSIRSTTGRSKAFSTCSSHLIAVILFFGSGFLCYLMPPSGSSLDLLLSVQYIGVTPMLNPLIYSLKNKEVKAAVKRTLGKYL, from the coding sequence ATGGCCCTGAGGAACCACAGCACCATCACAGAGTTTGTCCTCACGGGGCTGTCAGACGACCCCCGCATCGAGGCTCTGCTCTTCGTGCTCTTCCTGGTGATTTACCTCCTGACCATGATGGGGAACCTGACGATGCTGCTGGTGATCAGGGCTgactcccacctccacacacCCATGTACTTCTTCTTGAGCAATCTATCATTTGTGGACCTCTGCTTCTCTTGTGTCACTCTGCCCAAGCTCCTGAAGGACCTCCTGTCTGAGAAGAAGACCATCTCTGTCGAGGGCTGTCTGGCTCAAGtcttctttgtgtttttctcttcAGGAACTGAAGCCTGTCTGCTCtcagtgatggcctatgaccgctatgctGCCATCTGCCACCCCCTCCACTATGGCCAGGTGATGAGCAACCGGCTCTGTGTGAGGCTGGTGTTGATCTCATGGGGCCTGGCCTCTCTCAATGCATTTGTCATTGTGCTCCTGGCTATTAGCCTGGATTTCTATGATGCCCAAACTATCCACCATTACACCTGTGAGCTGCCTGCCCTTTTTCCCCTGTCTTGTTCTGATATCTCTATCATTACCAATATCCTACTCTGCTCCAGCCTATTGCATGGGCTTGGAACCTTCATCCCAATCTTCTTCTCTTATGCCCGTATTATCTCCACCATCCTGAGCATCAGGTCCACCACAGGCAGAAGcaaggccttctccacctgctcctcccacctcatCGCAGTGATCCTGTTCTTTGGCTCCGGGTTTCTTTGTTATCTCATGCCTCCCTCTGGCTCCTCTTTGGATTTGCTCCTCTCCGTACAGTACATTGGAGTCACGCCCATGCTGAACCCCCTCATCTACAGCCTAAAGAACAAGGAGGTGAAGGCAGCTGTGAAGAGGACTTTGGGGAAATACCTATAA